TGGTTCTGTCAAAGGTTTTTATGAGGCTTTGGTAAAAATCTTCTCAAGTGAAGAGAACTTTAAATCGAAAATGAAAGCAATGGATGATGCATTTGATGAGAATCCAGAGTTTGCGCCCTTGCAAGAGTTTTTCTTCGATCTATTGTTAATCAACTTCTTCCAATCGGATGCAACTCGTTTGGGAGAGGATTACTTGGAGTCGCCTGAATGGGTAAAAATTGAGGATGAAACCATTGACCGAGGAACTGAGCTGCTTAATCTTTTCCTCTACTTACACGAATGTGAAACTGAAAACATTGAACCTGAACTTTCTGATTATCTTAAAGAATTTTTATTGATTGAGGAAGAAGAGTTTCAGGAGGAATTGGAAATCTATGAAGAGGTAGTGGCCAATCAAATGCTGGTAGAAAGCACTTATGGAGAAATTGCCAAAACAGCAAACAAATTAGATGAAACAGCACCGTTGAAAGATTTGTTTTATGTTTTGATGAGTTTCTTCAATGAAACTTATCCTGATGCTGCTGATTTGAAAGAATACTTAAAGCAGGCTGAAAATAAGCCATTTGATACTGCAGCACTTTTTGCTATACTTGTTTATAATAATAACTTATCGGAATTACCCGTAAAAATTAATTAATAAACAAAATTTAAAAAAAACTATGGAGCAAGAAATTCAATTAATTCAAAATTCAAAAATCAGAAGTGAATCCTTACGTTACGGTCTTTATTTAGGCCTAATCGCCATTCTTATCACTTTGGGCGTTTACCTTATAGATGCAACACTGTTGGCTTCATTCAAAGTGGGTGGTCTTTCATTAGTTGTTTTTATAGTGTTTCTGGTTATTGCCATGAGAAACATAAGAAATTCGGTAGGAGGCTACTGGGATTTTCGTCAGGCGTTTGTCTCTTGCTTTATTATTTTGGCTGTATCTGCCGTTATCGGTCAAATATTTGTGTATATACTCCACAATTTCATTGATCCAACTCTATCTGAAACCTTAAAAACTGCTGTAATCAATCAAACTGAAGGCATGTTGGCTAAGTTTGGCACTCCGCAGGATAAAATTGACGAAGCTCTTAAAGAGATCGAAAAGAAAGATATGTCAGTTACATTTAAATCTACAGTTGTTCAGTTAGGAGGCACTTTGGTATTTTATGCAATAATTTCTCTTATAATGGGAGCTGTATTAAAAAAAGCTAAACCGATGTTTGACGCCCAATAGGTAATTATTGCCAGGAACTTTTATATTTTTGTCCCGTCCGAAAAAGACGGGACATTTATGTTTTAATGAATTACCGTAATTCTTAGAATTAAATCAAAATCACATATTTAAAATTGACTAAAAAGATATAGGATTGAGTTAAAGTGCGCTTCAATCTTAATCTTTAAATCGCAGATCGAATAAATGAAAGATATTTCAGTAGTAGTACCTTCATACAACGAAGATGAATCGTTACCGGAGTTAACCAATTGGATTGAACGAGTAATGAAGGAAAACAACTTTTCTTACGAAGTAATTTTTGTTGATGACGGTAGCACCGACCGTACCTGGGAGGTAATTGAAGAGCTAGAAAGAAAAAATGATAATGTTCGCGGCATTAAATTCCGTAGAAACTATGGAAAATCAGCTGCATTGAATGTTGGTTTTGAGGCTGCTCAAGGGAGTGTTGTAATTACTATGGATGCTGACCTTCAAGACAGTCCGGATGAAATTCCTGCTCTTTATAGCAGAATCGTAAATGAAGGTTTTGATTTGGTTTCTGGTTGGAAGAAAAAACGCTATGATCCAATTACCAAAACCATTCCTACCAAATTGTTCAATGCGGCTACGCGTAAGATGTCAGGTATCGAATTAAATGATTTTAATTGCGGTTTAAAGGCTTACAGATACGATGTGGTAAAAAGCATTGAAGTGTATGGTGAAATGCATCGATACGTTCCTGTAATTGCAAAATGGGCAGGTTTTAAGAAAATAGGAGAACAGGTTGTTGAGCACCGTGCTCGTAAATACGGAACCACGAAGTTTGGAATGAGCCGTTTTATTAATGGTTTTTTGGACTTGCTTTCTATCTTCTTTGTTGGAAAATTTTCGAAACGTCCAATGCACTTTTTCGGTGCGATGGGGGTGTTAAGCTTTTTTATCGGATTTTTTGTTACAATTTGGCTTTTAGTAGAAAAACTGGTTTCAATTGCACGTCATGTCCCTTACCGCGATGTAACTAATAACCCTTTGTTCTTCATCGCGTTAATTGCCATTGTAATAGGTTTTCAATTGTTTCTAACCGGCTTTTTGGCTGAACTGGTTTCTCGTAATGCACCTGAACGTAATACGTACCAGATAGAAAAGGAGATTTAGTTATAACCTGAAACTTGTATTGAAAAATTGAAAATGACAGAAACGAAAGATTCACTTCTGTTATTTTCAATTTTTTTGTTTTGGTAGGTAAACAGATGGCAAGGCAGAGGCTTCATTTGTTTTAATGCTGCATGTTTTAGTAATTTTCAACACTTAAATTTTCAAAACGAATTAATGAATATTATACTCGTTGGGCCTGCTTATCCATTTCGTGGCGGAATTGCGCAAAGTCAAGCTATCCTTTTTCAGCATTTATCAAAAGATAACAATGTAAGCATCGTAAATTTCAAAAGACAATATCCAGGCCTTCTGTTTCCGGGAAAGAGTCAGTTTGAAGAGGGTGAAGATGTTTTTGGTATTCCTCAAGAAAAGAACAGAAGGTTAATTGATATTCTGAATCCTTTTTCATGGATATCTACTGGAATTAAAATTGCCAGAATGAAGCCGGATGTGGTCATTTTTTCGTATTGGATGCCTTTTTTTGCACCTTGTTATGCAAAAATAGCATTCTTTATTAATCGCTTTTGTAAGACCAGAATATTGCTGATTTGCCATAATATTCTTCCGCATGAGAAGCAACCTGGTCAAAACTTGCTGACTAAAATTTTGTTTGCTCAGGTTGATGGATTTATGGTATTGAGTGATAGTGTTGAAAATGATTTGAAGAAGTTCAATAAAACAAAACCATATCGTAATTCACCTCATCCAATTTACAACACTTTTGGCGTCGCGGTGGAGAAATTTGAAGCTCGTAATCAAATCAAGCATCTGTATAATGTTGATTTAGCTGACGAAAATGTAATGCTGTTTTTTGGTTTTATTCGTAAGTATAAAGGTTTGCATTATCTGCTAGATGCTATTCCGGCTGTTTTAAAGCAACAAAATGTAAAGCTTTTGATCGTAGGTGAATATTATGAGGATGAGCAGCCTTACATAGATCAAATCGCCAAATTGGGTGTTGAAAATCAAATAATCCAAGTATCTAAATATGTGCCTAATGAGCATATTCGTTATTTCTTTTGTGCATCAGATTTAGTGGTTCAACCTTACATATCCGCCACCCAGAGTGGGATTTCTCAAATAGCTTATTTCTACGATCGTCCGATGATCAGTACAAGGGTAGGGGCATTAAGTGAAGTGGTAATTAACGGTAAAACGGGATTTATTGTTGAACCTGAAAATAGTAATGAATTAGCATTAGCCATTAATCGATTTTATGCTGAATCACTTGAAAGGGAGTTTGCTGATAATATAGAAATTGAGAAGGAAAAGTATTCTTGGGACTACTTTGTAGCTAGATTAAAAGAACTTTTCTAAAGTAATTGGTTTATATAAAAAAAGAGATGTTTCGTTGTTGAAACATCTCTTTTTTTATGTGATTATCAGGTGTTTATTTGTAAATAAACTCTCCGAATTCTGATTTTATAGTCACTTTTTTACCCGTATATTCTTCAACGCGTCCCACAATTTGGGCATCAATATTAAATGATTTACTAATACTGATTATGTCTGCGGCAATTTCTTCCGGAACATATAATTCCATACGATGCCCCATGTTAAATACTTTGTACATTTCCTTCCAATCGGTATTTGATTGCTCTTGTATTAACTTAAACAATGGAGGTACTGGGAATAAGTTGTCTTTGATAACGTGTAAATCATCAATAAAGTGCAATACTTTAGTTTGAGCGCCTCCGCTGCAATGCACCATTCCATTAATTTGTTTTCTGTACTTTTCTAAAATCTTTTTAATAACAGGCGCATAAGTGCGGGTTGGAGACAAAACTAACTTTCCTGCATTAATTTGACCGAATCCTTCAACCTCAACCTTATCTGTTAGATTTTTATTGCCAGAGAAAACAAGTTCGTAAGGAACGGCAGGGTCATAACTTTCCGGGAATTTATCGGCAATGGTTTTGTTAAACACATCATGACGTGCAGATGTTAAACCGTTGCTGCCCATACCACCATTATATTCTGATTCATAAGTGGTTTTTCCATAAGATGTTAAACCTACAATTACATCGCCTGCCTTGATGCGATCATTTGAAATTACATCTTCACGTTTCATTCGGCAGGTAACTGTTGAGTCAACGATAATGGTTCTTACTAAATCGCCCACATCAGCGGTTTCTCCACCAGTTGAATAAATGCTGATGCCATGTTCACGTAATTCAGTCAAAATTTCTTCAGTTCCGTTAATAATGGCCGCAATTACTTCTCCCGGAATCAAATTTTTATTTCGGCCAATGGTTGAAGAAAGCAAAATATTATCAACAGCACCAACACATAACAAGTCATCAATATTCATGATGATGGCATCCTGAGCTATACCTTTCCAAACGCTAATATCTCCGGTTTCTTTCCAGTAAATATAGGCAAGTGATGATTTGGTTCCGGCGCCGTCGGCATGCATAATGTTGCAGTAGGCCTCATCACCACCTAAAACATCAGGAATTATTTTGCAGAAAGCTTTAGGGAAAATTCCCTTATCAATATTTTGAATAGCGGCATGAACATCTTCTTTGGAAGCCGATACACCTCTTAAATTATAACGAGCATCTGTTTGCATAGCGCAAAGATAAAATTTTTTAGGGGTTGATGAGGGTGCTTTTTTAATGCTAATTACTTGGGAGGTAATTGTATGATTAAAAATCCAGATGGGGATAATATAATTATTAGGGAAATATTTATCATTCATAAATTTTTTTCTTTTGAGTGCCAATATGTTATGCATGCATTGTAGTTTGTTGTTTTGTATTAAATACTTAATGCCTGAATTTCGCCGTTCAAATTACTAACAACTCATTTATTATTAGTAATTTATATACAATTTATTCAATAGCATTATGAAGAAAATTTTACTATCAGCCCTTATGATGACGATATTATGTACAGGGGCATTGGCACAAAATGTTGATGTGGAACCTAAGGCTGGTCGCGGTTGGTATATTAGAGGTGGAGCAAGTTATTTTTTTAGCATTACCCCGGGGGAGTTTCCCAATGTAAGCGAATTTCAGCCCTATGCAACTCAAGGTAACCTATTAAATCCGGCTACTGGTGCCAGAGATACAACCTACATGAAAAACCTTACCGGTTCATATGGAGAAGGAGTTCGTGGTGGTATTGCTGGAGGTTATATGTTTAATAAAACCTTAGGTGTTGAAGTGGATGTAAACTATTTTAAAAGCGTTAAAAATCTGATGTCTTCAGATGAAGTATTTGCCGGTGGAAATGTAATTGCATCTCGAAAATCAAGAGGTTATGTTCAGGCTGTTACTTTAGCGCCAAGCTTGGTTTTTGCCTTACCTATTGAGGGTAAATTTAAACCATATACCCGCATTGGTTTTACAGTACCACTTTGGGGTACATTAACTATTGAATCATCGGGAAAACGACCTGGTATTATAACCGATCCTAATTCCCCGTTACTTGGCCAACAAATTATTACTGAAGTTTCCAGAGTTGAAAAGGTCGATCCTAAACCTACTATCGGTTTTCAAGGAGCCTTGGGTGTAAGTTACAAGTTCATGGAAAATTTAGGTTTCTACGCTGAAACTGAATATCGAAATATTCCGGTAGGTAGTAAAAACAAAGAGACTACTGAATACACAAGGGTTACTCGATTAGCTGCTAATGGAACGGTGATTCAATCGCGGGGTATTAATGATTTGAAAACATATGAGCGCCAAACAAATTATCAAAAAGAGTTAACCACTACATCTAATAACCGTATTACTAACAAAGCTTCTTTTGATGAAAATAAACCGTTAGATGATAATAGAAATTATATAAATATTGGTGGTTTAGGTTTTAGCGTTGGATTGAAGTATAGTTTTTAAAATAGCCTAAAGAAAGCTATAAGTGAAAAGGCCTGAAATTAAACTTAATTTCAGGCCTTTTCACTTATATGAAAGGTTAGGGGAATTACATTGCTTCAGCAACTACTTCAGTTACTTCAGGTACCATTCGTTTTAGAAGGTTTTCAATTCCTGCTTTTAAAGTTATAGTTGAAGACGGACAGCCGCTGCATGATCCTTTTAATACTACGGTTACAACTCCTGCTTCATCAAATGATTTGTAGTGAATTGCGCCTCCGTCTTGCTCCACAGCCGGGCGTACATAATCATGTAAAATTTGTTGGATTTTTTTCTCAATATCGGTTCCTTCAAAAATTACTTCTTCCTTGTGATTATCCACAATTTTAAGTTCCGATTCAACAGCTCCTTTTACAAATTCTTTTAAAATGGGAACAAGATCATCCCAGTCGGCACCGGCAACTTTAGTCACGGTAACAAAATTACTTGCAAAGAAAACACCATCAACAAATGAAAATTTGAATAATTCACGTGCAAAAGGAGAGTCTTGGGCGCTTTCCTTAGTTGCAAAGTCTTTGCTACCATTGATTAAAAGTTTATTAGTAATAAACTTCATAGTAGCCGGATTAGGCGTTATTTCGGTATAAACGTTTACAGTTGCTGTTAAACTCATCCTTTTGTCTGTTTATTTAGAATAAGTACAAAGATAGACAAAAAAGGTTTTATGATTTTTAGATTTTAGAAATAGAGGCGTAATAAGTTCAAATTATGCCGTTGTGAGATTCAGTGGAAAAAAATAATGCAGAGCTGATTAACTCTGCATTATATCTCTGTAAACTACCAGGATATTAATACCCGGTGTATGAATGTGGACTAAATTGTTTTAACTCATTTTTTACCGAATCGCTTACATTTAAGCTGTCAATAAACGTATGGATACTTTTCTGAGTAATCTGCTCATTTGTGCGAGTAAGCTCTTTTAAAGCTTCGTATGGTTTAGGGTAGCCTTCTCTGCGTAAAACAGTTTGAATTGCTTCAGCAACAACGGCCCAATTGTTATCTAAATCAGCATCGATAGTGGCCTTATCCAATAAAAGTTTGTTTAAACCTTTTATTGTAGCTTTATATGCAATAATAGTATGGGCAATTGGTACGCCAATATTACGTAATACGGTTGAATCAGTTAAATCACGTTGTAAACGAGAGATAGGTAATTTTGCTGCAAAATGCTCAAATAAAGCATTAGCAATTCCAAGGTTACCTTCAGAGTTTTCAAAATCGATTGGATTAACCTTGTGAGGCATTGCTGATGAACCAACTTCACCGGCTTTTATTTTCTGGCGGAAATAATTCATAGAAATATATGTCCAGAAATCACGATCAAGGTCAATCAAAATGTTGTTGATGCGTTTAAAGCTATCGCAATGAGCTGCAAAGTTATCATAATGCTCAATTTGTGTTGTTAATTGAGATCGATTCAATGTCAATTGTTCATTAACGAATTTATTTCCGAAGGCAATCCAATCAGTATTAGGATAAGCCGCTTTATGTGCATTGAAATTACCTGTGGCTCCACCAAATTTTGCAGAAAAAGGAACTTGTTTCAACAAATTAAGTTGCGCCTCAAAACGCTCAATGAATACTCCGATTTCCTTACCTAGTTTAGTTGGTGAAGCTGGCTGGCCATGTGTGCGCGCCATCATTGAGATTTCTGCCCACTCATCACGAAGCTCTTTTAAGCGGGTAAGTAGCTTAGTAAATTCAGGAAGATAAACACGCTCAACAGCATGCTTAAGCATTAACGGAGTAGCTGTATTATTAATGTCTTGAGATGTCAGACCAAAATGGATGAATTCTTTATATTTTTCCAGGTTAAGATTATCAAACTGCTCCTTAATAAAGTATTCTACCGCTTTAACATCATGGTTGGTGGTCTTTTCAATCTCTTTTATTTGCTCGGCATCATCCTCACTGAAATCAGTATAAATTTCACGCAGTTGCTCATATTTCGATTTGTCAAAATCTGCTAGTTGAGGTAAAGGAAGTTCGCAAAGTGCAATAAAGTATTCAATTTCTACGCGAACGCGGTATTCAATTAAAGCTGCTTCAGAAAAGTAAGCTGCCAGTTCATGAGTAGCATTTCTATATCGGCCATCAACAGGAGAGATTGCCGTAAGTGTATTTACCAACATATAAGGAACGATTTTTTTGAAAATGCAAAGATGCCAAAAAAAGCGCAAATAATTAACAGTAAATGCTATTATACACGAAAGAACAATGCTTTTTGCTTAAACGAATTGACTGTTGGTTGAACATTTATTGTGCATGCTTTGTAAAATGTGCGTGACGGAAACGCTGGAAACTTTTGAAGTTGAATTTGTTTCCATAGTTTTGTTTTGAAATGGAAAAAGAAGAACTCCAACGACTACGCATACTTGAAGCTTCGTACAAATTGTTTTCAACATACGGAGTGAAAAGTATTACCATGGATGACATAGCACGTGAACTTGCCATGTCAAAAAAAACTATTTACCTGTATTACAATGATAAAGATGATCTGGTAACTCAATTGATTCGTTTTGTTTTGGATAGACATGTGATTGAAATGGATGAATGTGCTTCAAAGGCCAATGACCCGATTCATGAAATTTTTCTTATGACAGAACAGGTTGAGAAAATGCTGAAAACGATTAATCCGAGCATGTTTTATGATTTGCAAAAGTACCATGCCAATGCATGGAACTCTTTTGAAGAGTTTAAGTTCAATCACGTATACAATTGCATTTTACAGAATTTGACGAAGGGTGTGGAAAAAGGACTTTATCGAAAAGGTATTAACCTTGAAATTTTAGCACACATGCGTGTGTTGCAGGTTTCAAGCATTTTTAATCCATTGTATTTTCCTGCTACCCGTTTCAATATTAACGAAGTACAAAATCAACTTACCGATCATTTTATGCACGGAGTTGCAACCCTAAAAGGACATAAACTAATCAATAAATACTTACAAGTAACCGAAGAAGAATAAACTATTATGAAACCTCTACTAACACTTATCATGACAGGTTTACTAACAACGGGTTCGGCTCTTGCCCAAGAGCGAGCGCAGGTGCATGTTTTTAAACTGGAGGATTGTTTAAGTTATGCCTATGAACATCAGAATACCATTTTAAATGCCAAATTGGATGAACAAACTGCTTCAGCTAAAGTGAAAGAAACTTTAGGAATTGGATTGCCCCAAGTAAATGGTGAAGCAAATTTTCAGCATTTTATGGATATTCCTACCACAATTATTCCTGACTTTATTAGTCCAGCTGTTTATGGAGTTTTAGAGAAGGAAGGTGTTGAAGGCAATAACGGTCCAATTACCAAACCTTCTGAATTTGGTGGAGTTCCTGCTCAATTTGGTACAAAAAACACATTTACAGCTACATTAAGTATTTCACAATTGTTGTTTGATGGAACTTATTTAATGGGACTTAAAGCTGCAAAGGTGTATAAAGAATTATCTACCAAAAATGTTAAAAGAACGCAGATTGACACCAAAGAAGCAGTTTCAAAAGCATATTACAGTGTAATTGTAAATAATGCTTATTTGAATACTGTTGAAATATCGATTGAGCGTTTACGTGAAGCCTACAAACAAACCGAAGCTTTGAATAAAAGTGGGTTTGCTGAAAAAATTGATGTAGAACGTATAAAGGTATTGCTAAACAATGCTGAAACTCAAAAGAAAACAATTAAACGCTTATCGGATCTGAATGCTTATTTGCTAAAGTATCAGATGGGGATGCCGGTAACTGATAGTTTAGTTGTTAATCAAAAACTGGAAGATATGAAGCTTGATGCCATGATGCCTTCACTCGAAGGTGTCAATGTTGAAAACCGTATTGAGTACTCTTTGCTTCAAACTCAAAAGCGTTTGTTAGAATATGACTTAAAACGCTATAAGTTGGCTTATGTGCCAAGTGTTGCCGCTTATGCAAGCTTTGGCCAAACAGGACAGAATAATTCGTTTATCAAAACATTTGAAAAGTTTTTCCCAACCAATCTGGTAGGTGTCAGGTTCTCAATTCCATTATGGAGCAGCGGCCAACGCCAACAGCGTATAAACATGGCAAAGTTTAACCTTACCAAAACGGAAAACGATATGGTGAACCTTAAAAATACGTTGAACCTTTCATTGAAAAATGCTGCGGTAGGGTTTGAAAATAACAAAGATGAGGTAGATAACCAAAACAGAAATCTTGAACTGGCGAGAGAAGTGGCAAGGGTAACAAAGATAAAGTATAATCAGGGTGTGGGTTCAAGCTTGGAGGTTACAACAGCCGAAACTGATCTTAAATCTGCCGAAAATAATTATTACACGGCTGTTTATAGTGCAATTCTATCATGGATTGAATTACAAAAAGCTATGGGAAATTTTAATTAATCAACTAAACTGTAAAAGCTACTCAAATGAATACGTATAAATCAATTTCGATTATTGCTTTAGCTGGGTTAATGGCCTCTTGCGGAAGCACCAACTCTACTGATAAAAAAACACAGCTTGAAAATTTAAAGAAAGAACAAGCTAAAATTGCCGCTCAAATCAAAGAAATTGAAGGTGAATTGGCAAAAACAGATACCTCTACAACCAGAAAAGTACGGTTTGTTGAAATTGCTGGGGTAACATCTGGAAGTTTTAAACACTATATAGATATTCAAGGAAGAATTGAAGCCGTTGAAAACGTAAATGTTTCAGCACAAGCACCCGGTACAATTACAAATATTTATGTTACCGAGGGGCAGGGTGTAAAAAAAGGGCAGGTGCTGGCTCAACTTAACAATGCCGTTTTATTAAGTCAAATAGAGGTTGTTAAAACTAATTTGGCGTTGGCCAATACTGTTTACAATCGTCAAAAAGCGCTTTGGGATCAAAAAATAGGAACTGAAATTCAGTATTTGCAAGCAAAGAGTGCTAAGGAAGGTCTTGAACGTCAATTAGCTTCTATGGATGATCAGGCCGATCTAACTAAAATTAAATCCCCAATTAACGGTACTGTTGATGCCGTTATTGCAAAATTAGGCGATGCTGCATCTCCAGGTATGCCTTCATTCAGGGTGGTAAATGCCGGAAATCTTAAAGCTCGTGCAACTGTTGCTGAAAGTTATGCAGCAAATGTACAGCAAGGTGATGAGGTTAAAATAGTATTGCCAGATTTAAATAAAGAAGTAAACGCACATGTTTCTTTCGTTAGCCGTTCAATTGATCCGTTAACCCGTTCATTTACGGTTGAAGCAAAATTGCCTTCGGATCCTGCTTACCGTGCCAACATGGTGGCTGTAATGAAAATTGTAGATTATAATTCTGCCAAAGCGGTAACAATTCCAGTTAATGCAGTTCAAAATGTAAATAATGAAACATTTGTACTGGTAGCTGATAAGGCAAACGGAAAAGAAGTAGCACGCAAAAAAGCAGTTAAAGTAGGTAAAATTTATAATGGTAAAGCTGAAATTGTTAACGGTTTATCAGAAGGAGATAAGTTAATTACAATTGGCTATCAAGGCTTAAATGATGGTGAAGCTATCAAATTTTAAAGAAATAAGTTTTGTGCTTACTAAAAAGCTAACATTTAATAGCTAAAAGATGAAAGACATTTTTAAAGAATTTAAGCCTTCAAGTTGGGCCATAGATAATAAAACAAGTATTTACGTACTTACGGTTATTATCACACTTGCCGGGTTGTTATCGTATTTTAAATTGCCGAAAGAACAATTTCCTGAGGTGGTTTTCCCTCAAATGTACATTT
Above is a window of Solitalea lacus DNA encoding:
- a CDS encoding DUF4199 domain-containing protein produces the protein MEQEIQLIQNSKIRSESLRYGLYLGLIAILITLGVYLIDATLLASFKVGGLSLVVFIVFLVIAMRNIRNSVGGYWDFRQAFVSCFIILAVSAVIGQIFVYILHNFIDPTLSETLKTAVINQTEGMLAKFGTPQDKIDEALKEIEKKDMSVTFKSTVVQLGGTLVFYAIISLIMGAVLKKAKPMFDAQ
- a CDS encoding glycosyltransferase family 2 protein — encoded protein: MKDISVVVPSYNEDESLPELTNWIERVMKENNFSYEVIFVDDGSTDRTWEVIEELERKNDNVRGIKFRRNYGKSAALNVGFEAAQGSVVITMDADLQDSPDEIPALYSRIVNEGFDLVSGWKKKRYDPITKTIPTKLFNAATRKMSGIELNDFNCGLKAYRYDVVKSIEVYGEMHRYVPVIAKWAGFKKIGEQVVEHRARKYGTTKFGMSRFINGFLDLLSIFFVGKFSKRPMHFFGAMGVLSFFIGFFVTIWLLVEKLVSIARHVPYRDVTNNPLFFIALIAIVIGFQLFLTGFLAELVSRNAPERNTYQIEKEI
- a CDS encoding glycosyltransferase, which translates into the protein MNIILVGPAYPFRGGIAQSQAILFQHLSKDNNVSIVNFKRQYPGLLFPGKSQFEEGEDVFGIPQEKNRRLIDILNPFSWISTGIKIARMKPDVVIFSYWMPFFAPCYAKIAFFINRFCKTRILLICHNILPHEKQPGQNLLTKILFAQVDGFMVLSDSVENDLKKFNKTKPYRNSPHPIYNTFGVAVEKFEARNQIKHLYNVDLADENVMLFFGFIRKYKGLHYLLDAIPAVLKQQNVKLLIVGEYYEDEQPYIDQIAKLGVENQIIQVSKYVPNEHIRYFFCASDLVVQPYISATQSGISQIAYFYDRPMISTRVGALSEVVINGKTGFIVEPENSNELALAINRFYAESLEREFADNIEIEKEKYSWDYFVARLKELF
- a CDS encoding AIR synthase related protein, translated to MQTDARYNLRGVSASKEDVHAAIQNIDKGIFPKAFCKIIPDVLGGDEAYCNIMHADGAGTKSSLAYIYWKETGDISVWKGIAQDAIIMNIDDLLCVGAVDNILLSSTIGRNKNLIPGEVIAAIINGTEEILTELREHGISIYSTGGETADVGDLVRTIIVDSTVTCRMKREDVISNDRIKAGDVIVGLTSYGKTTYESEYNGGMGSNGLTSARHDVFNKTIADKFPESYDPAVPYELVFSGNKNLTDKVEVEGFGQINAGKLVLSPTRTYAPVIKKILEKYRKQINGMVHCSGGAQTKVLHFIDDLHVIKDNLFPVPPLFKLIQEQSNTDWKEMYKVFNMGHRMELYVPEEIAADIISISKSFNIDAQIVGRVEEYTGKKVTIKSEFGEFIYK
- a CDS encoding outer membrane beta-barrel protein, coding for MKKILLSALMMTILCTGALAQNVDVEPKAGRGWYIRGGASYFFSITPGEFPNVSEFQPYATQGNLLNPATGARDTTYMKNLTGSYGEGVRGGIAGGYMFNKTLGVEVDVNYFKSVKNLMSSDEVFAGGNVIASRKSRGYVQAVTLAPSLVFALPIEGKFKPYTRIGFTVPLWGTLTIESSGKRPGIITDPNSPLLGQQIITEVSRVEKVDPKPTIGFQGALGVSYKFMENLGFYAETEYRNIPVGSKNKETTEYTRVTRLAANGTVIQSRGINDLKTYERQTNYQKELTTTSNNRITNKASFDENKPLDDNRNYINIGGLGFSVGLKYSF
- a CDS encoding NifU family protein → MSLTATVNVYTEITPNPATMKFITNKLLINGSKDFATKESAQDSPFARELFKFSFVDGVFFASNFVTVTKVAGADWDDLVPILKEFVKGAVESELKIVDNHKEEVIFEGTDIEKKIQQILHDYVRPAVEQDGGAIHYKSFDEAGVVTVVLKGSCSGCPSSTITLKAGIENLLKRMVPEVTEVVAEAM
- the purB gene encoding adenylosuccinate lyase yields the protein MLVNTLTAISPVDGRYRNATHELAAYFSEAALIEYRVRVEIEYFIALCELPLPQLADFDKSKYEQLREIYTDFSEDDAEQIKEIEKTTNHDVKAVEYFIKEQFDNLNLEKYKEFIHFGLTSQDINNTATPLMLKHAVERVYLPEFTKLLTRLKELRDEWAEISMMARTHGQPASPTKLGKEIGVFIERFEAQLNLLKQVPFSAKFGGATGNFNAHKAAYPNTDWIAFGNKFVNEQLTLNRSQLTTQIEHYDNFAAHCDSFKRINNILIDLDRDFWTYISMNYFRQKIKAGEVGSSAMPHKVNPIDFENSEGNLGIANALFEHFAAKLPISRLQRDLTDSTVLRNIGVPIAHTIIAYKATIKGLNKLLLDKATIDADLDNNWAVVAEAIQTVLRREGYPKPYEALKELTRTNEQITQKSIHTFIDSLNVSDSVKNELKQFSPHSYTGY
- a CDS encoding TetR/AcrR family transcriptional regulator; this encodes MEKEELQRLRILEASYKLFSTYGVKSITMDDIARELAMSKKTIYLYYNDKDDLVTQLIRFVLDRHVIEMDECASKANDPIHEIFLMTEQVEKMLKTINPSMFYDLQKYHANAWNSFEEFKFNHVYNCILQNLTKGVEKGLYRKGINLEILAHMRVLQVSSIFNPLYFPATRFNINEVQNQLTDHFMHGVATLKGHKLINKYLQVTEEE
- a CDS encoding TolC family protein, giving the protein MKPLLTLIMTGLLTTGSALAQERAQVHVFKLEDCLSYAYEHQNTILNAKLDEQTASAKVKETLGIGLPQVNGEANFQHFMDIPTTIIPDFISPAVYGVLEKEGVEGNNGPITKPSEFGGVPAQFGTKNTFTATLSISQLLFDGTYLMGLKAAKVYKELSTKNVKRTQIDTKEAVSKAYYSVIVNNAYLNTVEISIERLREAYKQTEALNKSGFAEKIDVERIKVLLNNAETQKKTIKRLSDLNAYLLKYQMGMPVTDSLVVNQKLEDMKLDAMMPSLEGVNVENRIEYSLLQTQKRLLEYDLKRYKLAYVPSVAAYASFGQTGQNNSFIKTFEKFFPTNLVGVRFSIPLWSSGQRQQRINMAKFNLTKTENDMVNLKNTLNLSLKNAAVGFENNKDEVDNQNRNLELAREVARVTKIKYNQGVGSSLEVTTAETDLKSAENNYYTAVYSAILSWIELQKAMGNFN
- a CDS encoding efflux RND transporter periplasmic adaptor subunit, whose product is MNTYKSISIIALAGLMASCGSTNSTDKKTQLENLKKEQAKIAAQIKEIEGELAKTDTSTTRKVRFVEIAGVTSGSFKHYIDIQGRIEAVENVNVSAQAPGTITNIYVTEGQGVKKGQVLAQLNNAVLLSQIEVVKTNLALANTVYNRQKALWDQKIGTEIQYLQAKSAKEGLERQLASMDDQADLTKIKSPINGTVDAVIAKLGDAASPGMPSFRVVNAGNLKARATVAESYAANVQQGDEVKIVLPDLNKEVNAHVSFVSRSIDPLTRSFTVEAKLPSDPAYRANMVAVMKIVDYNSAKAVTIPVNAVQNVNNETFVLVADKANGKEVARKKAVKVGKIYNGKAEIVNGLSEGDKLITIGYQGLNDGEAIKF